The Longimicrobiaceae bacterium genomic interval TCCAACCCTCCCCTTTCCGCGAGCGCCAGGGCCTCTAGAAGAAGGGCCCGGGCGCGGTCCGGCTTCCCCTCGCGCCACGCGATCAGGCCGCGGAGCCGGGCCACCTCCACCAGCCCGACCTGACTCCCGATGCGGACCGCGACCGCCTCGGTTCGGGACAGGGCATCGCGAGCCCGCGCGAGCTCTCCGAGCTGGACGAGCGGCTTGGCGCGGTTGGCGAGCAGCCGGACGAGGTAGGGGAGCGCGTCGATCCGCTCGGCGATCTCGATCCCGCGCTCGAAGTACAGCTGCGCCTCCATCCACTCCTGCATGTCGGAGCACACGACGCCCAGGTTGTTGTACGCCATCATCTCGGCGTCCTTGTTGCTGGCGCGCACCGACGCCCCGATGCTCTCCAGGTAGCGGATCCTCGCCTCGCGCAGCCGCCCCTGCATGTTCGCCAGGACGCCCAGGTTCTGGCACGCCAGCCCCACCAGCTCGTCGTCTCCGGTGTCCATGGCGAGCCCGAGCGCCTGCTCGTAGAGCGCCTCCGCCTCCGGCCAGAGCGCCTGCGCGTATCGGATGATCCCCAGCACGTTGAGCGCCCGCGCAACCTCCTGTGTCAGGCCGTGCCCCTCCGCGATGGCGTGGCTCAGCTCCGCGAGCTCCGCCGCCTCCTCCAGGCGGCCCTGCTCGCGCCGGACGCGCGCCTGTCCGCGCAGGGCGTTCACGGCCCGGGTCACCTCGCCCGCGGAGAGGGCGGCGCGGAACAGCCGGGAGTACCACTGCGCCGACGCGTCCCAGTCGCCCAGCCGCTCCTGCTCCGCGGCCAGCTCGGCGAAGCCGGCGAGGTCCGCGTGCCCGGCGCGGGCATCCGGGAACGGCGTGGCGACGCTCATCCCTGCCGCGCTCCCACCGTCGGCGCGGGGTCGGGAAGCCGGAGCACGAAGGTGGAGCCCCGGCCGAGGGTGCTCTCC includes:
- a CDS encoding tetratricopeptide repeat protein; the protein is MSVATPFPDARAGHADLAGFAELAAEQERLGDWDASAQWYSRLFRAALSAGEVTRAVNALRGQARVRREQGRLEEAAELAELSHAIAEGHGLTQEVARALNVLGIIRYAQALWPEAEALYEQALGLAMDTGDDELVGLACQNLGVLANMQGRLREARIRYLESIGASVRASNKDAEMMAYNNLGVVCSDMQEWMEAQLYFERGIEIAERIDALPYLVRLLANRAKPLVQLGELARARDALSRTEAVAVRIGSQVGLVEVARLRGLIAWREGKPDRARALLLEALALAERGGLDLERAEVLRDLGSLDAEQGRHAEARQLLAAAHHGFVTVGARVEVERTERMLEAAG